The Porites lutea chromosome 9, jaPorLute2.1, whole genome shotgun sequence sequence gatttgagtatgtgCCCATggttggcctgttaaaaaataTGTATTATACAGGACAACCCCGGTAActtgaactctgaagggaaacaaaaaacagttcaaGTTAGAGGGAATGTGAGTTTtgggggtaaatttcagtgaactTTTGACAAAGGGAATGGAAATTTAGTTCAAATTAGCAAGGACTTAAGTTATctgagtttgagttatcggggttctactgtattataataaattattattatccaaTAATtggccaatcaggttgaaaagTTTTGGTGATATGTTGAATCTGTTGGAGCCCAGACGTCTGTGCACGGGCAGACTATACTAGCCAACCTTGAATGATGTCTACGCTGCAGGCAAGTTATAAGTGTGCAGTTGAAATCTCACAATTCATTCTCCAAGAATGGTAAGACAACCCCTCTACAGTGAAGTCTCgtaaagcaaacaccgggaccAGGGACCCATTTCTGGAAAGTCACAGAAACTTTATGGAACCATCATCAACTATCAAATCAAAATCTAATTAAGGGCTCTGAGTTCCTAGCTTACAAACCACTCCACTGACCACGGGCCAAGTGTGTCACTTTTTGTCTGCCCACAGGTcacccaagctcactatgagagcctGTGAGCAACTGTGCACTTCTTAGCTAACTGGTATTTCAAATGGTAATAACTTTCACTggatattttcaaaatatttacatggCAAGGCAatgtgagcttgggctacctgtgctctGTAGAAATGGACAGAAAAGAGGCAGGAGCCCATCCTAGTATACCACCACTAGTTTTCCtgcaaatgatgtctgaggatTGAGTatagaaattccatgctgatgtgtcactacccagatctgagtagtgcttctgatgaTGGTCTTTCTAACAGAGTGTGGCAGAATATGTTCTGACTGGTTAAAGCCAATTTTCAGACATAATATGTAGATCTGGGTTGTGACACGGtatcggtatggaatttctgcgctcattcTTCTGACATTATTCTgcgggaaaccagtgatggcaTTGCAAAATGCCGGCTGTTTTCTCATGTCATTGAAAAATGTTCCTCAAACAACAGATTTGCCACGTGGAAAACATTACGGTCATGTGGTTCATAGTCAGTTCTTTCTATCCAATCAACCTCAGTAGTATTGAcaatacaatatattttttatactaCCAGTGGTCCAATAATGTCATGTCGAACAGGGAAGAAGAACtgacctgggcccagttgtttgaacgctggttagtgctaacccagggttagattttaacgcgggtttctttttcttttaaccaaaagcactttctcggatagttttttctatgctttttagagtatccaatcatcaaattgtaggcagagaatgaaactgaattagttttttaagctctcatatctgagttcaaatttcgcacaaaccctgggttatcttaacccagcttcaaACAGACCGGCTCAAGTCACTAACCAATGTATGTCTATTTAAAGCAGATATCTTACCCATAGTTGAATATGGTCCAGCTGTACTCTTACCATTACTGCGACCCAAGTAATAGTTAACCCAAAATGACAGTCCTAAGGAGACTGTAAGCAAGTAACCCAATCATGTTCTAAATTTTAACCTTGCATTAGTTAACCTCCCCCAGAGAGGGGGCCTTCAGGAAAAGAATCAAGTTTGTAAGATATGTCATATATGACGTCCCCAATTACATATGACTTGATGCCTCTGACCAAATTGATCAAGGGCTCTCCTTCACGCGTACGTGCGCTTGTTTCCAGCGGCTTTCGTGTAAAATGATGCGCAGATTTGTGCGCAATAATTACAAAGGTCGAATTTTCAAAATGGATGCCATGGAGCAGGTAATTGCTCGGAGCAACAGGCATTTTTTCAACGTAATTTTAGAATCGTGAGGCCTAAATGATACAATTGTGCGTGTTTTTTACTCCGCAGAATAATTACGAAGTTTTCAGACGAGACGTTCGTCGTTTTGCTGTCTCTAACGAGGTAAGCCAAACAGAAATCTGACAGTTCGAATGCATATTCTTTTAAGTGGTTGTTTGCCGGAATGCTGTCATGTTCATCGATTCTAAAAACACCTAAAAGAAGCtttttgccaacatttttagTTGTTTGATTATTAAATGTTCTGTGTAAAGTCAGTGTTTACTCCAGTAAGGAAATCTAGCTGCAGAATCTCAATTAATTTTCAACCATCCGGGACTCAAATTCGTGTATTCCTAGATCTCTCACTCGGGTTTGTTTTCACGAGATATTTTGCATtcaagcttatattatttttggaaaaaggaaAGTTTTGGTGTAATATGGAGTAGCATCATTTATTGTCCTAATttgtataaattttatttaaagcCTCAGAGAAGTAGACGGATTGTGAGAAGcgtggatgatgatgatgatgaattgTTAGATGATGAGAATTTGGAAGCTTTACGACTTGCTGCACTGAGGACCATGCGATCAAAAGTAAGAAAGATCTAAGTACAAGTCGATTGTTAGGGTATAGAATAGTGTAATCCAACTGGCTAAGACCTTGGAACAAAATATTTGATCCTCAGAAACATAATGTgaattatactactacatgagaaatttctgcaatttgattagcttagagcagtggtatttcagcttaatttgaaatacctacatgtgaaaattacaaaacctttgtgggtagtagtataaacaaataatagcataatttgtacgtgatatttggcatacataccactcatgatatttcaaaattgtctcaaatttcactcacctaacggctcgtgaaattacgtataacaatttcgaaatatcgttcgtggtatttatgccaaatatcactacaaatcctgctattacctatactaatggTATGTGATGCACAGATGCAATCAAAATGAAAAGGTATTTCTTTTAGTTACTGAAATAATAATACCggtaacaattattctttgttGTATGCAATTTTCAAATGAACACTTTTCTCAAATAAGCTCTGCATTTGAGGTATGAAAAATTTGATAAGTGAAGTAATAAGTAATTTAATAGGGACACTTTGCACAAAATACATCTGCGCCTCAGCAACAGAAATAAATTACAAactgatgatgtaaaatctgtccagaatctaGTCAGGAGTTCTTATTGGTTGAGGTAGTAGTTATAGTAAGTTTTAGTTATTGTTTAAGAATGTCAGACAAAAGGTCACAAAGGTCGAATGTAAATGGGATGAATCAACCACAAAAGAGTCAATATTCATGGCATAGAATCTTTTCTAAAAGAAGCTTTTAAGATTTGCTGAAACTcgttcaaaaagaaaacaaaactttaccataattgaccaggagaaacataaaattaaacaaatttctATTTGAAACCCATGACTACTGGAttaattatgtaaacattgatttacgtcatcattatggaatttctgtctcTGAAGCACAGACATCTTTCCCATGAAATGTTTTGCAGGCTACagtttagagtggttttcgtttgagtgtcgtaaaaccaaaaccaaagtaattactctggccaatcacataggacacagaccatacattgaaccaatcaaaactcgaagtaattacatgtggctgacgcaaagcgcgggaaaatgcatgcgagcgcgtcacaattggctttggttttacttctgattggatgaaaaggtggcgcgaatcttttaagccaatcgcatcgtgtagaaagtgcaaaaccaattacttttcgacactcaaatgaaaaccgctctattattaaagagagattaagatttaCGTTTactgcaaacggcaaacgccaGACTCaggttgagaatttctcagaatagaaaataaaacagataaaaacagtcctgAACGATTCCTATGGTTAAAATTGGCATAAAACCACTTATTTTTGTGTCGAAGCAGTAaagagtaaacggaaaataaTTGGAAGACTTGGTCACATGTtacaaattcacgtctgccgtttggcgtaaacgtgaatcttgaTCTCTCTATTGTTGATCTTTCCTCTAGACCTCTTTTGTGCAAGGGGAATTTAATGCAACAGATGTGGGTGACACAAGGCATGTAAGTCTTGGACGAGAAGACAAAGCTGATTTGCAAATTGTTGCCCTTGAGAGGCAAGACAGCTTATCATCTTCAAGTACAGATTATGAGGAAATTGACTTGAATACTCCACCTCCTGATGTTCTTAGTGAGGATAAGAGGACATTTCCTGATTCAGAGGATAATGACAGTGAATTTGATCAGGATGATTCTGATAGTGAGGAAAAGTATGTTAGTGATTCTCATAAGGAAGAGGAAGACATGCCGGAAGCAGCATTTGGATATGAAGAAGAAGATAAAGATATGAGGGAAGATTCATTAGAGGGCTATAAGGACAGTGATGACGATGTCAAAGACAGTGAGAATTCTGATAATGATGAAGGTAACAGTGATGCTGAAGACCACATTTCTGATGATGTTGACAATACTGGCACCAATGATGTTTTGAGTGATGATGAGAGTTTTCAAAATGAAGATGATCAATATGATGAAGAGAATGTGGAACATGAAAGTGATGAAGATATCTTTGAAAATACGGAGAGAAATTCTGTTAATGGTGTAGAAGTACCAGACGATGAGGTACATGATTCAGATAATGAAGTCAACATTTTAAATGACATCAGTATCACCATTGCCAACGAGAGCTTACCAGCAAACTCCTCTGAAGAAATCTTGGATGGTTCTGAACAGGAAAATGATTTGAGGATTTTTCATGAAAGTAATGGAGAACTGATAAATGTTGCAAAGATATTATCTCCACAGCGCATCATTATTAGACAGTCAGAAAGTGAAGATGAAATTGAAAGTAATGTTAAAGATGAATCGAACAAGCCTAAAGAACAACAGGCAACTacgaataaaaatgaaaaacctgTTCCTGCTACAGCAGAAACTAGCCACTCAGTTTTATCATCTGGCAAAGTAGATTCATCATCTTCTAAAGTAACTTTATCATCTGCTAAGGTAGATCTATCATCAGAAGAAAAGCAAGACATTGCTGttcagaaagttaaaaaagctTCTGATTTAAATGTTGAGTGCTTACCTAGTGATGTGAAAAGAAACTCAAAACCTTCACCTGTGGAGAAACCTAAAGTAAAATCTACGTTAATATCAACATCTAACAAAGACATCAAACAGAAAAAGTTGCCAATGGAAAATACAGGAAACAAAGCAAAGGAACCAgtgaatgaaaatcaaaaaataCAGAGGGCTGATAAGAATACTTCAGGCAAATCTGATGGTAATAAGAACAAAATCACGGTTGATAGTAAAACAGAAAGATTAGAATTCAATGCAAAGAATGACGATAAGGATGAGATGGATTTTGACCAGTTGAGTATTGAAGATGAAGACAGTGATtttgttgaagaagaagagaatCTACCAACTGTTAAATCTAAGGTGGGTTTAAATAAAATACCATCTGAAGGCTCCAGAACTAAAAGGAGTTTGTCCagagaaaacaacagaaaaaggaGACGTTCTTATTCCCCAGAAAGATCTAGGTTTTCATCACGTTCATATCAAAGTTATTCACTTTCACATGACAGACTGCGTGATCAGCGCTTACGTGGCAGATCTAGGGAAAGATTTCACAGGAGGTCACAGTCACCATCACACAAAGACAGAGCATACAGGAGAAATTATAACCGTCATGAAAGAAGCCGGAGCAAGGACAGAGCACTAAAAAGGATTACTAGTGATGTTGGtaaaaacagagaaaacagCCGTTATCGTTCTCGTTCAAGGTCACATTCTAGACAGAAAAGTGGAAGAACCGTTGATAAAGACTCAAAAATAGATGGGAACATGCAGATCTCAAAGAACAGTGTAAGGGTCAGTGAAAAAGGACGGCATAAAACTAAAAAGGAACAGGATGCAAAGGTGTCTGTAAAATCACAAAGTAAAGAGATTATGGCTCAAAAAAATGGTGACAGGAAAACAACTGCAAAATTGACAGAATCAAAATCTTTAAAGACTCTTCTGCCTGAAACTGATAGTGATAAAAAGGGGTCAAAGCCTTCAGCTGTTAAAGGAGCAGAGGTCAAAAGCAAGCAGTCTAAAGGTGTGTAGAgaagtaatttattttattttgtttctagtTATTCTTCTTAGGCTTTATTTACCACTAGTCTACTTGCCCGGCACTTCAAGACTTCCATCTACCAGGGGTTTCAATACTCTCTGCTTCACCTTATCAGGACCACTGACaaaaatacagtagaaccctggTAACTCAAACTCTGAAGGGAAGCTAAAAACAGTTCAATTTAGCAGGGATTTGAGTTAGTTGGGCCGATTGTATATTCAATATGACATGTTAACAATCAATAGTTAACTGATTTTTCAGTACTTCAGTATACGGTACAGTGCAAATTATATTTATCTCATCAGAAACTGTGAAGCGATTATGCATTCCTATTACAATCACCCAGCAGTGTTCCAGCCAGAGTGCGCCTTTGCTTGAATCCCGCAAAAGGTCGAGAGATGGCCCCCACCAAAAGTGTTCAAGGGCCGTTATGGCCCTTCCCTTCTTTAATTCCCTGGGCTTAAAAATGTCTCTGTTACTTCAACTACAATAATTTTCcaataaaacagaatttttaatctAAAGAACAACGACCTAAACAACAACCTTTGTACACAACATGAAAATCAATCGATGAATCTTCTTGAGTTTACCTGATTTACCGTGAGTGGTCTGGAGACCGCTGAGCTGCGACTTGGCTTTTGTAATATCACAGGAGCTGATGGGTATCCATCATGGCGTCTCGAAAAAGGACGAACCTGACAAACACATTTTCGAGGTCTATCGAAAGTTTTTTCTCAGTAAGTAACAAAAAAGTGGATGGAGGCGAAGCAGTTCAGAAGAAGCGAAACAAAGCAGATCTTGACGGTGAAGTGGAAAATGAGATGAAAAAATTACTTACTATTTTTATTGCATACATTCTCATTGTACTGTTTGCTTTATTACCGAAGATTTCCTTTATTGTGTATAAAGAGGGACACTCCATGTCAGCTTCAAATAAACTGCCATTTTCATATCCTTAACTTTCCAACTGTTGCTTCTCTTTTGCATATTAGAAAGATACTGGTACATTGGCCCTTTCTTGAAATATCTGGCCCCCAAAAATGGGTTGTAGGGGCCACTTTGGCCCTCAAGCAGAAATTTCTGGCTGGAACACTGACCCAGTATACATGTACCTCATAAGTTTGAGAAATGACTGCCAAATAGATCTGTAATAAATGTATTCTTTGCAATAATTGAAAGAAATTGCTTTAGTGTATGTTTTAGTGTTTTGACCAATTACAAGACAAAAAGAGCTAATGGATTAGCATTAGTGGTGAGTTGTAAGAGCCAGAATCTGAGTTACCAgggtaaattttgatcaaggtGAAT is a genomic window containing:
- the LOC140947850 gene encoding uncharacterized protein, encoding MDAMEQNNYEVFRRDVRRFAVSNEPQRSRRIVRSVDDDDDELLDDENLEALRLAALRTMRSKTSFVQGEFNATDVGDTRHVSLGREDKADLQIVALERQDSLSSSSTDYEEIDLNTPPPDVLSEDKRTFPDSEDNDSEFDQDDSDSEEKYVSDSHKEEEDMPEAAFGYEEEDKDMREDSLEGYKDSDDDVKDSENSDNDEGNSDAEDHISDDVDNTGTNDVLSDDESFQNEDDQYDEENVEHESDEDIFENTERNSVNGVEVPDDEVHDSDNEVNILNDISITIANESLPANSSEEILDGSEQENDLRIFHESNGELINVAKILSPQRIIIRQSESEDEIESNVKDESNKPKEQQATTNKNEKPVPATAETSHSVLSSGKVDSSSSKVTLSSAKVDLSSEEKQDIAVQKVKKASDLNVECLPSDVKRNSKPSPVEKPKVKSTLISTSNKDIKQKKLPMENTGNKAKEPVNENQKIQRADKNTSGKSDGNKNKITVDSKTERLEFNAKNDDKDEMDFDQLSIEDEDSDFVEEEENLPTVKSKVGLNKIPSEGSRTKRSLSRENNRKRRRSYSPERSRFSSRSYQSYSLSHDRLRDQRLRGRSRERFHRRSQSPSHKDRAYRRNYNRHERSRSKDRALKRITSDVGKNRENSRYRSRSRSHSRQKSGRTVDKDSKIDGNMQISKNSVRVSEKGRHKTKKEQDAKVSVKSQSKEIMAQKNGDRKTTAKLTESKSLKTLLPETDSDKKGSKPSAVKGAEVKSKQSKDLRSRLKVKKLDQDEDVTQKTAQKSSVKLVREKELDERIQRIKQQNEAILKRAKEVQAEKLKFS